A single Sporosarcina sp. FSL W8-0480 DNA region contains:
- a CDS encoding ribonucleotide-diphosphate reductase subunit beta, with translation MATLTRVKVLNPAQPNKSTAIFGGEASGILNWNDLAHPHFYTLRQRIRSLFWTANEVDMTQDVKQFPNLSKAEQEAFLKIIGLLATLDGPQTVVAMKIADFATDPSVKSIMATIADQESEHNHSYAYVLSSVTTLDKQMASFEMGRTDEVLMKRNERIVAIYNEFAENPTVETVLKAMVYTTLLEGLFFYSGFAFFYNLARHQKMVGTSTMISYINRDELQHGKAISDIFRAALSENPEYNTEAFTEWIYDQFRHSIEQEIIWSRYVLGEIDGIDLDEMAGYVKYRANKMLRMLGLSEIYPEFTDNPMKWIRAYVDNFDDTKTDFFEQTSRQYVKTSDLNGFDDL, from the coding sequence TTGGCGACACTTACACGCGTTAAAGTATTGAATCCGGCACAACCAAATAAATCAACGGCGATTTTCGGCGGGGAAGCAAGCGGCATTTTGAACTGGAATGACCTCGCACACCCCCATTTCTATACATTGCGTCAACGTATCCGCTCGCTTTTTTGGACGGCAAATGAAGTCGATATGACGCAGGACGTGAAGCAATTTCCGAACTTATCGAAGGCTGAACAGGAAGCTTTTCTTAAGATTATCGGTTTGCTTGCGACATTGGACGGCCCTCAGACTGTGGTCGCGATGAAGATTGCTGATTTCGCAACCGATCCTTCGGTAAAATCAATCATGGCGACAATCGCCGATCAGGAAAGTGAGCACAATCACAGCTATGCATACGTCCTGTCGTCCGTTACGACTCTCGACAAGCAGATGGCTTCGTTTGAAATGGGCCGTACGGATGAAGTGCTCATGAAAAGGAATGAAAGGATCGTAGCTATTTATAACGAATTTGCGGAGAATCCGACGGTTGAAACGGTGTTAAAAGCGATGGTGTACACAACTTTGTTAGAGGGTTTATTCTTCTATAGCGGCTTTGCATTCTTCTATAATCTTGCACGTCATCAGAAAATGGTCGGTACGTCTACGATGATTTCGTACATCAACCGCGACGAGCTGCAGCATGGCAAAGCGATCAGCGATATATTCCGCGCAGCACTCTCAGAAAATCCGGAGTATAATACCGAAGCTTTTACAGAATGGATTTATGATCAATTTCGCCATTCCATCGAACAAGAAATCATTTGGAGCCGCTATGTCTTAGGTGAGATTGACGGGATCGACCTCGACGAAATGGCGGGCTACGTAAAATATCGCGCAAACAAAATGCTGCGCATGCTTGGTCTTAGCGAAATCTACCCGGAATTCACAGACAATCCAATGAAATGGATCCGCGCGTATGTCGACAACTTCGATGATACGAAGACCGATTTCTTCGAGCAGACATCCAGGCAATATGTGAAGACAAGTGACTTAAACGGATTTGATGATTTGTAA
- a CDS encoding ABC transporter permease, producing the protein MTFSWKRVNAILVKDYKDFSRNLAVSAVIFMVPIMAAIFGRMGVTNIAAHYMVFNMAFAVVATYVQTSLIAEEKEKSTLRGLMLSPASTLEILFGKSLLTFIMTMLVLGFSAYFADYRPQNILVIVVAFALSTVFYIGIGTLLGLFTKSVMEASVLVLPVIGVFSFGSFVTPFAEKYPILKVMDYFPNVQLIDLATKVEAGAGFGDALVNFGIIFVWVIVIFALTVVIYRKRMVD; encoded by the coding sequence ATGACTTTTTCTTGGAAACGTGTAAATGCTATTTTAGTAAAGGATTATAAGGATTTCTCACGGAATTTGGCGGTATCAGCTGTCATTTTCATGGTACCCATTATGGCAGCCATTTTTGGAAGAATGGGTGTCACTAACATTGCAGCTCATTATATGGTGTTCAACATGGCTTTTGCGGTGGTTGCCACTTACGTGCAGACCAGTTTAATAGCTGAAGAGAAGGAGAAGAGCACACTGCGCGGATTAATGCTATCCCCCGCAAGCACTTTGGAGATTCTGTTTGGGAAAAGTTTGCTAACTTTCATTATGACGATGCTTGTGCTTGGTTTTAGTGCTTATTTCGCGGATTACCGTCCACAAAACATTTTAGTAATCGTCGTTGCTTTTGCTCTTTCAACAGTATTTTATATTGGCATTGGTACGTTGTTAGGTCTTTTTACAAAATCAGTAATGGAAGCATCCGTCCTTGTTCTCCCAGTCATCGGAGTCTTTTCCTTTGGGTCGTTTGTTACACCGTTTGCGGAAAAATATCCGATTTTAAAAGTGATGGATTACTTTCCGAATGTCCAGTTGATCGATCTTGCAACAAAGGTTGAAGCTGGAGCTGGATTTGGGGATGCTTTAGTGAATTTCGGTATCATTTTTGTATGGGTCATTGTTATTTTCGCATTGACTGTCGTAATCTATCGGAAAAGGATGGTGGATTAA
- a CDS encoding ABC transporter ATP-binding protein — MENIIEVKGLAKIFANHTALENVEFGVKKGEIFGFLGPSGSGKTTTIKILTGQLNPTSGVATVFGESVEALRKPEFRKRFGVLTDNSGLYGRLSIYDNLKLYCDLYDVPYSKIDEVLNIVNLREEKTKRVAKLSKGMTQRVTLARALIHEPELLFLDEPTSALDPTNTLHIYEGLRTLNARGTTIFLTTHDMHEADTLCDRIAFLNKGEIQLLDTPRELKKQYADSLITVELTNDRKVVIPSGAEGAQQLFDFMKANQVATIHSNEPTLGDIFVQVTGRNLI, encoded by the coding sequence ATGGAAAACATTATTGAGGTGAAAGGCCTGGCGAAAATCTTCGCCAATCATACTGCACTTGAGAATGTCGAATTTGGGGTTAAAAAGGGAGAAATTTTCGGATTCCTTGGTCCAAGTGGTTCGGGCAAAACAACTACTATTAAAATACTGACTGGACAGTTGAATCCTACGAGTGGAGTAGCAACAGTTTTCGGAGAGTCAGTCGAGGCGTTGAGAAAACCTGAATTTCGAAAGCGGTTTGGCGTGTTGACGGATAATAGTGGATTATATGGCAGGCTTTCGATCTATGATAATTTGAAGCTTTATTGCGACCTATACGACGTGCCCTATTCGAAAATTGATGAAGTGCTGAACATTGTTAATTTACGGGAGGAAAAAACGAAGCGAGTTGCCAAGTTATCTAAAGGGATGACGCAGCGAGTAACATTGGCCCGTGCATTGATTCATGAACCTGAACTACTTTTCTTGGATGAACCTACTTCGGCGTTGGATCCGACAAACACGCTTCATATATATGAAGGTTTGCGAACGCTCAATGCAAGAGGAACGACGATTTTTCTGACAACGCATGATATGCATGAAGCGGATACACTCTGTGACCGAATCGCTTTTTTAAATAAAGGTGAAATCCAATTACTGGATACCCCTAGGGAATTAAAGAAACAATATGCCGATTCATTGATTACGGTTGAATTGACGAATGATCGGAAAGTGGTTATTCCATCAGGCGCGGAAGGTGCTCAGCAGCTATTTGACTTCATGAAAGCGAACCAGGTGGCAACAATACACTCAAACGAACCGACTTTAGGCGATATTTTCGTACAAGTGACAGGGAGGAATTTAATATGA
- the ric gene encoding iron-sulfur cluster repair di-iron protein, giving the protein MTQLTLDTQVSDIVTALPQSADLFRNLRIDYCCGGKISLKEAAENRNLQPEEVLKKIHAIEEKRETRNSLEPSSFGSKTLVAFIQEKYHAGLREELPALAPYITKVARVHGENHPHLLRVQEIFKTLRAELIEHTEDEDQNVFPLILEFLSNPTPELKEKVKPHVFELEEEHDSAGRLLHELREITDNFTPPETACGTYRLVYARLEQLEKDTFEHVHLENNILFDRVREII; this is encoded by the coding sequence ATGACTCAACTTACACTCGACACTCAAGTTTCTGATATTGTTACGGCGTTACCGCAAAGTGCGGATTTGTTCCGCAACCTTCGTATAGATTATTGCTGCGGAGGAAAAATATCCTTGAAGGAAGCTGCAGAAAACCGTAATCTGCAGCCTGAAGAAGTATTGAAAAAGATTCACGCTATTGAAGAGAAGAGGGAAACGCGCAATAGCCTTGAGCCTTCATCATTTGGATCGAAAACTTTGGTTGCTTTCATCCAGGAGAAATACCACGCGGGATTACGGGAAGAATTGCCTGCATTAGCCCCATACATCACTAAGGTGGCACGGGTTCATGGAGAAAACCATCCCCATTTGTTAAGAGTGCAAGAGATTTTCAAAACACTCAGAGCCGAGTTGATCGAACATACTGAAGATGAAGATCAAAATGTATTCCCATTAATTCTTGAATTCTTATCAAACCCAACCCCTGAACTAAAAGAGAAGGTGAAGCCGCATGTATTTGAATTGGAGGAGGAACATGACAGTGCAGGACGACTTCTCCATGAATTAAGGGAAATCACTGACAACTTCACGCCTCCGGAAACAGCTTGTGGCACATATCGACTTGTTTATGCGAGACTCGAGCAGTTAGAGAAAGATACGTTTGAACATGTACATTTGGAAAACAATATTCTTTTCGACAGAGTTCGCGAGATTATCTGA
- a CDS encoding site-2 protease family protein, with translation MKEIRSFVVGGFIGLSAVLYFILFPEPLSIQTALLVAAIIIISFPLTILLHELGHFLAGRFQGMRLLNLSVGPLVIEKHEGKLHFHIVQSALGYMGRAMMVFPEQLEKELMRDKLVRYIYGGPLINVFVGLTTIGIAFGICHHPFFVLFGLMNVLLGMTNLQPVMSKSAMTDGLVIQRLRTVPVEDSVIVAAYATLTENMKTTDVKKWNTDLISQLERLLNYEDPTAKSLLPTIGYYYLPEAPEKVLNIGRDSAFTRETASFDYYADSSDITFATALFFNDELKDYPSIEERLRKIGKSDSVIEWKRNALLSYIEGDSAGAFEHLNNAKDALGKWHPLYLRGEMERELLDRMMEKVKLGM, from the coding sequence ATGAAAGAAATTCGTTCTTTTGTTGTAGGGGGATTTATCGGGCTATCCGCCGTCCTCTATTTCATTCTCTTCCCGGAACCACTGTCAATACAGACTGCTCTGTTGGTTGCAGCAATCATCATTATTAGCTTTCCGTTGACCATTTTATTGCACGAATTGGGACATTTCCTCGCTGGACGATTTCAAGGGATGCGACTGCTCAATCTGAGCGTTGGTCCCCTCGTCATCGAAAAACATGAAGGAAAGCTTCATTTCCATATCGTTCAATCCGCTCTTGGCTATATGGGAAGGGCAATGATGGTATTTCCTGAACAGTTGGAGAAGGAACTAATGCGGGATAAATTAGTCCGCTATATATATGGCGGTCCGCTGATCAATGTCTTTGTAGGCCTTACAACGATTGGCATTGCTTTCGGTATTTGCCATCATCCGTTTTTCGTCCTATTTGGTTTGATGAACGTCCTTCTTGGAATGACAAACTTGCAACCTGTCATGTCCAAAAGTGCCATGACAGATGGATTGGTCATCCAAAGACTTCGGACCGTGCCCGTGGAGGACTCTGTCATTGTGGCAGCCTACGCAACATTGACAGAAAACATGAAAACGACAGATGTTAAGAAATGGAATACAGATTTGATTAGCCAACTTGAAAGATTACTAAATTATGAGGATCCGACTGCGAAAAGCTTATTGCCGACAATCGGTTATTACTACTTGCCGGAGGCGCCGGAAAAAGTGCTCAACATCGGACGGGATTCCGCATTCACGAGGGAAACCGCCTCATTCGATTACTATGCGGATAGTTCAGATATTACGTTCGCGACAGCACTTTTCTTTAATGATGAACTCAAGGACTATCCGTCAATTGAAGAGCGGCTTCGGAAAATTGGAAAGTCGGATTCCGTTATTGAATGGAAACGAAATGCTCTTCTTTCGTATATCGAAGGAGATTCCGCTGGAGCGTTTGAACATCTGAACAATGCCAAGGATGCACTTGGCAAATGGCATCCACTCTATTTGCGGGGAGAGATGGAGCGGGAATTGCTTGATCGGATGATGGAGAAGGTCAAGTTGGGGATGTAG
- a CDS encoding flavodoxin, with product MVSFLIAYASWSGNTEEVAEIVEETLLSEGMQVMVHRIGIGPMPNPRQFDAMIIGSFTWDKGSTPDEVKDFVVDVGYKPRNVYVFGTGDTQFGGDDLFCGAAVKLARFYGSTYKPLKIEQSPRGTQENKVIEWSKGVFQHWRHLHALKY from the coding sequence ATGGTGTCATTCCTAATTGCGTATGCATCGTGGAGCGGCAATACGGAGGAAGTGGCGGAAATCGTGGAGGAGACACTACTGTCAGAAGGGATGCAAGTGATGGTGCATCGGATTGGAATCGGTCCGATGCCGAATCCGCGGCAGTTCGATGCGATGATCATCGGTTCTTTCACATGGGACAAGGGCTCCACGCCTGACGAAGTGAAGGATTTCGTCGTGGATGTCGGTTACAAGCCAAGGAATGTGTATGTCTTCGGAACGGGAGATACGCAGTTTGGAGGGGACGATCTTTTTTGCGGAGCTGCCGTAAAGCTTGCCCGGTTTTATGGATCAACATACAAACCTCTCAAAATTGAACAAAGCCCCCGCGGCACGCAAGAGAATAAAGTCATCGAATGGTCGAAAGGAGTTTTTCAACATTGGCGACACTTACACGCGTTAAAGTATTGA
- a CDS encoding LytTR family transcriptional regulator DNA-binding domain-containing protein gives MSLQFINAEKRINDSVIFPSFDLTVEPKKVVAVYSSVNVREQLIDLLLGRSQLSDGEIRINNGESKQQIGFLFLHDGLYDRLTIEEMVQFTKRLYLSTKSIEDVLKNVQLTAKRRTKIKQLSYSEKKRVQLACLLMQDHLIYILEEPDQNLDLETKRILFTNLNELKIHKKTVFVLTGNLESAVATSDEVYRLDENGLHRVQIQDEPSNSDEPTEEVISDVEEHTAPIIQPVRFEKIPTKVNDKIVLFDPTEIDYIESSEGQSFLHIKGESFPSVFTLNDLEQRLHPFGFFRCHRSYIVNLQRVKEVITWTRNSYSLVLDDAKKSTIPLSKTKMAELKEMLGL, from the coding sequence ATGTCACTTCAATTTATAAACGCCGAAAAAAGAATCAATGACTCAGTTATCTTCCCTTCTTTTGATTTAACAGTGGAACCTAAAAAAGTGGTTGCTGTCTATTCAAGTGTTAATGTAAGGGAGCAGCTGATTGACTTGTTGCTTGGAAGAAGTCAATTATCTGATGGAGAAATTCGTATAAATAATGGTGAATCCAAACAGCAAATCGGATTCCTATTCCTACATGATGGCTTATACGATCGCCTAACAATAGAAGAAATGGTGCAATTTACAAAACGACTTTACCTGTCTACCAAATCAATAGAAGATGTTCTTAAGAACGTTCAATTAACCGCCAAGCGTAGGACAAAAATTAAACAATTATCCTATTCCGAGAAGAAACGTGTGCAATTAGCCTGTTTACTTATGCAGGATCATTTGATCTATATTTTAGAAGAGCCCGACCAGAACTTAGATCTTGAAACAAAAAGAATTTTATTTACAAATTTAAACGAACTTAAAATACATAAAAAGACAGTTTTTGTATTAACAGGGAATTTAGAAAGTGCTGTGGCTACATCCGATGAAGTTTATCGGTTAGATGAAAACGGACTTCATCGAGTGCAAATCCAAGATGAACCATCAAACAGTGATGAACCTACAGAAGAAGTAATTAGTGATGTAGAAGAACATACAGCACCAATCATTCAACCCGTGAGATTTGAAAAGATCCCTACGAAAGTGAACGATAAAATCGTATTATTTGATCCGACCGAAATTGATTATATTGAAAGCAGTGAGGGTCAATCTTTTCTACATATTAAAGGAGAATCATTTCCGAGTGTCTTTACACTGAATGATTTAGAGCAGCGACTACATCCTTTTGGCTTTTTCCGTTGCCATCGCTCCTATATCGTCAACCTTCAACGAGTCAAGGAAGTAATTACATGGACAAGGAATAGCTATAGTTTGGTGCTTGACGATGCAAAGAAGTCTACAATTCCTTTATCGAAAACAAAGATGGCAGAGTTGAAAGAGATGTTGGGGCTCTAA